The following are encoded in a window of Dioscorea cayenensis subsp. rotundata cultivar TDr96_F1 chromosome 16, TDr96_F1_v2_PseudoChromosome.rev07_lg8_w22 25.fasta, whole genome shotgun sequence genomic DNA:
- the LOC120279344 gene encoding acetyl-CoA acetyltransferase, cytosolic 1-like, translating to MAPAAGSDKIKPRDVCVVGVARTPIGAFLGSLSSFSATKLGSIAIECALKRANVDPALVQEVFFGNVLNANLGQAPARQAALGAGIPNTVICTTINKVCASGMKATMFAAQSIQLGINDIVVSGGMESMSNAPKYLAEARKGSRFGHDTIVDGMLKDGLWDVYNDCSMGICAELCSDNHSITREEQDAFAIQSNERGISARDSGAFAWEIAPVEVSLGRGKPSIIVDKDESLDKFDAVKLKKLRPSFKENRGTVTAGNSSSISDGAAALVLVSGEKALELGLQVIAKITGYADAAQAPELFTTAPALAIPKAISNAGLEPSQVDYYEINEAFSVVAVANMKLLGLPRRRVNAHGGAVSLGHPLGCSGARILVTLLGVLRHRNGKAGVAAVCNGGGGASALVLELM from the exons ATGGCGCCAGCCGCGGGATCAGACAAGATAAAGCCCCGAG aTGTATGTGTTGTGGGTGTTGCCCGCACACCTATAGGTGCCTTTCTTGGTTCCTTGTCCTCCTTCTCTGCCACCAAGCTTGGATCTATTGCCATTGAAT GTGCTCTTAAAAGGGCAAATGTTGATCCAGCTCTTGTCCAGGAAGTCTTCTTTGGGAATGTTTTAAATGCTAACTTAGGACAGGCTCCTGCTCGGCAGGCTGCATTAGGTGCTGGGATACCGAATACAGTTATCTGTACCACCATCAATAAAGTCTGTGCATCTGGGATGAAGG CTACAATGTTTGCCGCACAAAGCATCCAGCTGGGAATCAATGATATTGTTGTGTCCGGTGGTATGGAAAGCATGTCAAATGCCCCCAAGTATTTGGCAGAAGCTAG AAAAGGATCTCGATTTGGACATGACACAATTGTTGATGGGATGCTTAAAGATGGGTTATGGGATGTTTATAATGATTGCTCCATGGGAATATGTGCTGAGTTATGTTCTGATAATCATTCAATAACGAGAGAGGAGCAG GATGCTTTTGCTATTCAAAGTAATGAGCGTGGAATAAGTGCTCGAGATAGCGGTGCCTTTGCATGGGAAATAGCACCA GTTGAGGTTTCACTGGGCAGAGGAAAGCCATCAATAATTGTTGACAAGGATGAAAGCTTAGACAAG TTTGATGCGGTTAAACTGAAAAAACTACGGCCAAGTTTTAAGGAGAATCGTGGGACTGTTACTGCTGGGAACTCTTCCAGCATAAG TGATGGTGCAGCTGCTTTGGTATTAGTGAGTGGAGAGAAGGCGCTAGAGCTTGGACTGCAAGTGATTGCAAAGATCACAGGCTATGCTGATGCAGCTCAG GCTCCTGAGTTGTTTACAACAGCACCTGCCCTCGCAATACCAAAGGCGATTTCAAACGCCGGGTTGGAGCCATCTCAAGTTgattattatgaaataaatgaaGCCTTTTCT GTTGTGGCTGTAGCAAATATGAAGCTTCTTGGTCTTCC CAGGAGAAGGGTCAATGCACATGGTGGTGCTGTATCTCTGGGACATCCATTAGGTTGTAGTGGTGCTCGAATTCTTGTAACTTTGTTGGGG GTCCTAAGACATAGAAACGGCAAAGCCGGAGTTGCTGCCGTCTGCAATGGTGGTGGGGGAGCATCAGCACTTGTTCTAGAGCTCATGTAA